Within uncultured Methanoregula sp., the genomic segment AAGAGAGAGAAGACGAGTTCCTTGTCGGCATCCGTGACACCCCGCCCCCAGGCAACAAGCGAGATACCGGCATGTTCTTCCGCGGTCACGCTCGGGAGAACCTTGACGCATCGCACCCCGGGTCCGGCCCAGCCTGCAAGGTTTTCAAGGGTCACGCAGCTGGCTATTGAAATGAGGAGCGTGCGGTCCGAGAGGAGATTCTGGATTTCTGACAGCACTGCCCGGACCTCCAGCGGGCGGACACAGAGGAAGAGGACATCTGCGTCACGGGCTGTGTCCCGCGGGGATTTCCTGACAGATATTCCCGTTTCTTCGGCTACAGCGCGGGCGGATCTGCCCTCCCGGCTGCACGCGGTTATATCCTCCGGCTTTATTGTATTCGAGATGATGAGCTGCCGGATCAGCATGCTTCCCATGGAACCTGTGCCGATGAACCCGTACCGTGTCATGGTTACCGGATCGTAGTTCGCGGTTGGACTAAAAAGATATGGTGCCGGGCCGGGGATTACAGGGCAATATCCCGGGGGTCCCGGTGGAACCGGGCCCATGGGGTTTTCCCTCCTTATTCCGGCCCTTGAAAAATAAGACCCGGTTCAGATCTTCGCTTTATGCTCTTTTGCCTTACCGTGGCATGCAGAGGTTTTGGCGCCTTCGTTCTCTACGCCGAGATACTGCGTTCCCCATGTACAAAGAGCCCGGAGTATCGGGATGAGTGTCCTGCCGAAATCGGTGATCGAATATTCCACCCGGGGCGGGACTTCCGGGTAGACCTTCCGGGTAATAACCCCGTCTTCCTCGAGTTCGCGGAGCTGCTTTGTCAGCATCTTGGCATTGACTCCCGGCAATCCTTTCTGCAGCTCGCCGAAACGAAGAACATTGTCTCCGAGAGCCCAGAGGATGAGTGGTTTCCACTTGCCGCCAATCACATCGAGTGCAGCCTCAACACCGCAGTGGTAGGTCTTGCCGTTTTTCGTATAGGTCATGGTTACTCCAATGAAAGTCTATTACCTGTTTGCTTGTATTGTCTATATATTCACTTGAGGCAGATTTTATCGTAATGGTTCAGATTACCCTTACAGCAGAATAGTGTGTATTCTGCCTGTTTATGGTTTTCTGTCAGGATATTTCGCACAACACGGGGAGAGGAAAAAATGGAAAAGAAACAGATTGGACAGAACTTTTTCATACCGATGCCGGTAGTCCTTGTCGGGACACAGGTAAATGGTAAGGCAAATTTCATGGCGGTGGGCTGGATTACCCGTGCAAATGGCAATCCCCCAATGATCGCATGCGGGATTGGAAATCATCATGCTACTGCAGGGGGAATTGCAGAGACGAAAACCTTCTCGGTGAATATCCCATCCTCGGATCTGCTGGAAAAGACCGATTACTGCGGGATTGTCTCTGGAGAAAAAACCGATAAATCTCAGGTTTTCGATGTGTTCTATGGTTCCCTGGAAACCGCACCCATGATCAGGGAATGCCCGGTCACCCTTGAATGCAGGCTCGTACAGAGCGTCCCGCTACCGTCCAACACGCTCTTCATTGGTGAAATCGTGGGGGCTTATGCGGATGGCAGGGTGATCAAGGACAACAAGCCGGACTTCCCGGCGATAGATCCGCTGTTCCTGACGATGCCGGACAACCGCTACTGGACTCTTGGTAAGTACGCCGGCGA encodes:
- a CDS encoding pyrroline-5-carboxylate reductase, translating into MGPVPPGPPGYCPVIPGPAPYLFSPTANYDPVTMTRYGFIGTGSMGSMLIRQLIISNTIKPEDITACSREGRSARAVAEETGISVRKSPRDTARDADVLFLCVRPLEVRAVLSEIQNLLSDRTLLISIASCVTLENLAGWAGPGVRCVKVLPSVTAEEHAGISLVAWGRGVTDADKELVFSLFSAIGTPVEIEERHFEIYGDLTSCAPALFAAMMQEFATAAVRREGVPPALAAFLVQQTLIGTAWLLDRDDTGFDELIGRVATKGGITEEGVTVLRSRLPAVYDDLLEVTLAKHELLKKQIADQD
- a CDS encoding helix-turn-helix domain-containing protein; the protein is MTYTKNGKTYHCGVEAALDVIGGKWKPLILWALGDNVLRFGELQKGLPGVNAKMLTKQLRELEEDGVITRKVYPEVPPRVEYSITDFGRTLIPILRALCTWGTQYLGVENEGAKTSACHGKAKEHKAKI
- a CDS encoding flavin reductase family protein codes for the protein MEKKQIGQNFFIPMPVVLVGTQVNGKANFMAVGWITRANGNPPMIACGIGNHHATAGGIAETKTFSVNIPSSDLLEKTDYCGIVSGEKTDKSQVFDVFYGSLETAPMIRECPVTLECRLVQSVPLPSNTLFIGEIVGAYADGRVIKDNKPDFPAIDPLFLTMPDNRYWTLGKYAGDAWSAGKTLVKR